A genomic window from Sulfurospirillum multivorans DSM 12446 includes:
- a CDS encoding sensor histidine kinase has translation MKQNFEDVSDTVLLEEVKRRFDQKNSTLEEMEFLTKKLYLLNEKLKEHDSIKGEFLSLIKNVFNNPLSSLLNLSSMMRKNEDSPKTQTMKLLLDMELHKLDFQLNNIFTAAEIEAGEIANYWSEIDLRLIIEEAKEAFAYLIEEKELHFSSDIELDRLIVSDAKKLHTIFANLISNACEYSFPTHNVRISARIEDDHLLISIANTGDVIIKDPNKELFSRFKKVGVHASKARTSIDGLGLGLSIVNALVESLDGEVTYSSNENLTQFNLCLKLQDTSKAEALMSESANEFMFDDTQEMKEF, from the coding sequence ATGAAACAAAATTTTGAGGATGTCAGTGATACGGTTTTACTTGAAGAGGTCAAACGACGCTTTGATCAAAAAAACAGTACGCTTGAAGAGATGGAATTTTTAACGAAAAAGCTTTACTTACTCAATGAAAAACTCAAAGAGCATGATTCCATCAAAGGAGAGTTTCTCTCTTTAATCAAAAATGTCTTTAATAATCCTCTCAGTTCTCTGCTCAATCTCTCTTCGATGATGCGCAAAAATGAAGATTCGCCTAAGACGCAGACAATGAAACTTCTTTTGGATATGGAGCTTCACAAGCTTGATTTTCAGCTCAACAACATTTTCACCGCCGCTGAGATTGAAGCAGGAGAGATTGCCAATTACTGGAGTGAAATCGATTTGCGCTTGATTATCGAAGAAGCAAAAGAGGCGTTTGCGTATCTGATTGAGGAAAAAGAGCTTCACTTTAGCTCAGACATTGAACTGGATCGTTTGATCGTCAGTGATGCCAAAAAGCTACACACTATTTTTGCCAATCTCATTTCCAATGCGTGTGAATACTCTTTTCCAACACACAATGTCAGGATAAGCGCACGGATAGAAGACGATCATCTGCTTATCAGCATCGCCAATACGGGGGATGTTATTATCAAAGATCCTAATAAAGAGCTCTTTAGTCGGTTTAAAAAAGTAGGTGTGCATGCGAGCAAAGCAAGGACATCCATCGATGGACTAGGGCTTGGGCTTAGCATCGTCAATGCGCTGGTGGAATCCCTTGATGGAGAGGTGACCTACAGCTCAAACGAGAATTTAACACAGTTTAATCTTTGCCTTAAACTTCAAGATACCTCCAAAGCGGAGGCGTTGATGAGTGAGAGTGCGAATGAATTTATGTTTGACGATACGCAAGAGATGAAAGAGTTTTGA
- a CDS encoding CheR family methyltransferase, with protein MVERLVLRRKEFTLLQAYIYQHIGISLGDHKIYLVQARLAKRVKQLGLSSFGAYYDYLVADKKRGELEYLSSLISTNVTSFFREAKQWEFLKRELPSIIERSGGKLRIWSAACSSGEEPYSIAMFLMEHLPNYTQYDIKILATDVSSKVLKIAMNGLYSQKAIFSLNEVYLRKYFSTEIVEGEAFYRIRDAVKQRILFREFNLVTGDYSLFDAKALNIIFCRNVMIYFDKSTQSALVDRFYTILPKNGYLFIGSSEALTDMKKDFRSKSASIYQKA; from the coding sequence ATGGTTGAACGGCTCGTTTTAAGGCGTAAAGAGTTTACGCTTTTACAGGCATACATCTATCAACACATCGGCATTAGTTTAGGCGACCATAAGATTTATCTGGTGCAAGCGAGACTCGCCAAACGGGTCAAGCAATTAGGACTTTCGAGCTTTGGGGCGTATTATGACTATTTAGTCGCCGATAAAAAAAGAGGCGAGCTGGAGTATCTCTCTTCGCTTATTTCGACCAATGTGACCTCCTTTTTTAGAGAAGCAAAACAGTGGGAGTTTTTAAAAAGAGAACTTCCTTCCATTATAGAGCGCTCAGGTGGCAAACTTCGCATCTGGTCCGCAGCGTGCTCAAGTGGCGAAGAGCCATACAGTATTGCGATGTTTCTTATGGAACATCTTCCCAATTATACGCAGTATGATATAAAGATTCTAGCAACCGATGTTTCATCAAAAGTATTAAAAATAGCGATGAATGGGCTTTACAGTCAAAAAGCCATTTTCTCTTTAAACGAGGTCTATTTGCGCAAATATTTTAGTACGGAAATAGTCGAAGGTGAAGCGTTTTACCGCATTCGTGACGCCGTGAAACAGAGAATTTTGTTTCGAGAATTTAACCTCGTCACGGGAGATTATTCGCTTTTTGATGCGAAAGCCCTTAACATTATTTTTTGCCGTAACGTGATGATCTATTTTGACAAATCGACCCAAAGTGCACTTGTGGATCGATTTTACACGATTTTGCCAAAAAATGGGTATCTTTTTATAGGAAGTTCCGAAGCGCTTACGGATATGAAAAAAGATTTTAGATCAAAGAGTGCTTCAATTTATCAAAAGGCTTAA
- a CDS encoding chemotaxis protein CheA, translating into MKDDGRGINKAKVYHKALERGLVSKDEELSDAQIYGLIMQPGFSTADVISDISGRGVGLDVVKTAIEAVRGKVDISSEEGKGTTFSIVLPLTLAIIDGMIVRSNEKIFIIPTLCITESFRPKEASVHSAGGKEEFVQLRSELLPIVRLSRVLELDDAQPNPWECTLVCIENARGKFALLVDELVGRQQVVIKTLGGFLAKTEGVSGGAVMGNGEIALILNVEELY; encoded by the coding sequence GTGAAAGATGATGGGCGAGGCATCAACAAAGCCAAAGTCTATCATAAAGCGCTAGAGCGTGGACTTGTGTCAAAAGATGAAGAGCTCAGCGATGCCCAAATTTACGGGCTCATCATGCAACCAGGGTTTTCGACTGCCGATGTGATCAGCGATATTTCGGGGCGTGGCGTTGGGCTTGATGTGGTTAAAACGGCCATTGAAGCGGTACGTGGGAAGGTTGATATTAGCTCAGAAGAGGGCAAAGGAACGACGTTTTCCATCGTTTTACCTCTCACACTTGCGATTATTGATGGCATGATTGTCCGTTCCAACGAGAAGATTTTTATTATCCCAACGCTGTGCATCACCGAGTCTTTTAGGCCCAAAGAGGCAAGTGTTCACAGTGCAGGCGGCAAAGAGGAGTTTGTGCAGTTGCGCTCCGAACTTTTGCCGATTGTGCGCCTTTCTCGTGTGCTCGAATTAGATGATGCTCAGCCAAATCCTTGGGAGTGTACGCTGGTTTGCATTGAAAATGCGAGGGGTAAATTTGCACTTTTAGTGGATGAATTGGTGGGTAGACAGCAAGTGGTCATTAAAACATTGGGTGGATTTTTAGCCAAAACAGAGGGAGTCAGTGGAGGTGCTGTGATGGGCAATGGCGAAATAGCGCTCATCTTAAACGTTGAAGAGTTGTACTGA
- a CDS encoding Hpt domain-containing protein — translation MSREKLRQIFIEEANEIIEKMDVDIINYEESPNDKALLNEIFRGVHTLKGSANAFNFARLGEFVHHFEDVLDYFRNSDITPSSADVDLFLESVNVIKETLLCEVDESEKLPAEYTPCLAKIQQILLHVNDIKALKRAPRMTSLWSLAMMLFFKFPAQSMKIS, via the coding sequence ATGAGTAGAGAAAAACTAAGACAAATCTTCATCGAAGAGGCAAACGAGATCATCGAAAAGATGGATGTCGATATTATCAATTATGAAGAATCGCCGAATGATAAAGCACTGCTCAATGAAATTTTCAGAGGTGTTCATACCCTCAAAGGCAGTGCGAATGCGTTTAATTTTGCGCGACTTGGAGAGTTTGTTCACCATTTTGAAGATGTCCTTGACTACTTTAGAAACAGCGATATAACGCCAAGCAGTGCTGATGTGGACCTTTTTTTAGAGAGTGTCAATGTCATCAAAGAGACGCTGCTGTGCGAAGTGGATGAGAGCGAAAAATTGCCTGCGGAGTACACGCCATGCCTCGCAAAGATTCAGCAAATTCTTTTACATGTAAACGACATCAAAGCCCTGAAGAGAGCTCCACGAATGACCTCTCTTTGGAGTTTGGCAATGATGCTTTTTTTCAAGTTCCCAGCGCAGTCAATGAAGATTTCTTAG
- a CDS encoding methyl-accepting chemotaxis protein, whose product MKNATLGYRISLGFGVLIAIVLIIGLTGIISMRSASSDATRLSSVYVPEVTLASQVMQNFSNARYNILSFISIDDEVALSKAKTNFADLQANLLKVDELGKKNNLKKLLEHQKAAAKALAEYVTTVEQNEKILAKKKLFDEATVNNAALFLKSVELYRQTQEEQLFKEMNDRISPAELKQRYSKLAKIDDVLSIGTYSRVYGQRAQVKRDPALLESAIKKFDVLFQDVSALKAQTTDSVALGYLNAIESSAKVYEESLKGFVAVMQETNEVQKRRLQVVGELSIAIDAITEEGFSSIVTIAEETSSDLSTASFAMIIGVIVGLIISIILAFFLIRSIVKVVVDSVKSLSEGTAQVVSASEQISSASVSLAEGASSQASSVEEVSATIEEATASNNQNADNSREANLLAQHSNDAARIGNQQVGDLMVAMEKITDSSQKIAKIIKTIDEIAFQTNLLALNAAVEAARAGEHGLGFAVVAEEVKNLAERSAGAAKEITGIIEASIDQVKMGTEVANRTKESFTEILTSIKKTSDLIGEIAISAKEQAEGMNQIATAMGSVDQITQQNASASEETAAAAEELNAQALSMLESVAEIAALAGYDMGKEASKAASLKRASTSSLSMPPKRLAMAPKRTKSTFSSASKRSNEEVFPLDEDDLKEF is encoded by the coding sequence ATGAAAAATGCAACATTAGGATATAGGATTTCACTAGGATTTGGGGTTTTAATCGCCATCGTCTTGATTATTGGGTTAACAGGTATTATCTCAATGCGCAGTGCTTCTTCAGATGCGACACGTCTTTCATCGGTGTATGTGCCAGAAGTCACACTTGCAAGTCAGGTAATGCAAAATTTTAGCAATGCACGCTATAACATTTTGAGTTTTATCTCTATTGATGATGAAGTGGCTTTAAGCAAAGCAAAAACCAATTTTGCAGATCTTCAAGCCAACCTTCTTAAAGTCGATGAGCTTGGTAAAAAAAACAATCTCAAAAAATTATTGGAACACCAAAAAGCAGCAGCGAAAGCATTGGCAGAGTATGTCACCACAGTAGAGCAAAATGAGAAGATTTTAGCTAAGAAAAAACTATTTGATGAAGCAACGGTCAATAACGCAGCACTGTTTCTTAAAAGTGTTGAGTTGTACCGACAGACACAAGAAGAGCAGCTTTTTAAAGAGATGAATGATCGTATTTCGCCTGCTGAATTAAAACAACGCTACAGTAAACTTGCCAAAATTGATGATGTTCTAAGTATTGGAACTTACTCAAGGGTCTATGGGCAACGTGCTCAGGTCAAGAGAGATCCAGCGTTACTTGAAAGTGCGATCAAAAAATTTGATGTCTTGTTTCAAGACGTAAGCGCACTTAAGGCGCAAACAACGGACAGTGTCGCTTTAGGGTATCTTAATGCCATTGAATCTTCAGCTAAAGTGTATGAAGAGTCTTTAAAAGGGTTTGTTGCGGTTATGCAAGAGACGAATGAAGTTCAAAAGAGACGTTTGCAAGTTGTCGGTGAGCTTTCCATCGCGATTGATGCTATTACGGAAGAGGGCTTTAGCTCGATTGTCACCATTGCAGAAGAGACTAGCAGTGATCTCTCTACTGCTTCATTTGCGATGATTATTGGTGTGATAGTGGGTTTAATCATTAGTATTATTCTTGCATTTTTCTTGATCCGAAGTATTGTAAAAGTGGTCGTTGACTCTGTCAAATCTCTTTCCGAGGGAACGGCTCAGGTAGTAAGTGCAAGTGAGCAAATTAGCTCCGCTTCGGTCTCTTTGGCTGAAGGAGCAAGTTCACAAGCGAGCAGTGTGGAAGAGGTCAGTGCAACCATCGAGGAAGCAACGGCAAGCAATAATCAAAACGCAGATAACAGCCGTGAAGCCAATCTTTTGGCGCAACACTCCAATGACGCCGCACGCATCGGCAATCAACAAGTGGGCGACCTGATGGTGGCAATGGAGAAGATCACCGATTCGTCTCAAAAAATTGCCAAAATCATTAAAACAATCGATGAAATCGCCTTCCAAACCAACCTTTTAGCGCTCAATGCAGCCGTAGAAGCGGCGCGTGCGGGTGAGCATGGTCTTGGGTTTGCGGTGGTCGCAGAAGAGGTTAAAAACCTAGCAGAACGCAGTGCGGGAGCGGCGAAAGAGATTACGGGCATTATCGAAGCGAGCATCGATCAAGTGAAGATGGGAACCGAAGTGGCGAACCGTACGAAAGAGTCGTTTACCGAGATATTGACAAGCATTAAAAAGACCTCTGATTTGATTGGCGAGATTGCCATTTCTGCTAAAGAGCAAGCCGAGGGTATGAATCAGATCGCAACAGCAATGGGTTCGGTTGATCAAATCACCCAACAAAATGCTTCAGCGTCTGAAGAGACCGCAGCAGCGGCAGAAGAGCTTAACGCACAAGCGCTTTCGATGCTGGAGAGTGTGGCGGAGATTGCAGCTCTTGCAGGGTACGATATGGGAAAAGAGGCTTCAAAAGCAGCGTCTCTTAAACGTGCCTCGACTTCAAGCCTTAGTATGCCTCCAAAGCGTTTAGCAATGGCTCCTAAACGAACAAAGTCGACCTTTAGTTCTGCTTCAAAACGCAGTAACGAAGAGGTGTTCCCTTTGGATGAAGATGATTTAAAAGAGTTTTAG
- a CDS encoding chemotaxis protein CheW: MEQKKHNDRTSNRFLTFYLEEEVYGVHISDVKEIIAMMKTTPVPKTPKFIQGVMNLRGNIIPVVDMRLKFDMPSIPAHMYTAIVIIKLGEKQIGFIVDKVEEVINVEEEHLSIPPEFGSHIDTRFIKNMAQYKQKVVMILDLLALFGEEELTMVQNLSKTASEA, from the coding sequence ATGGAGCAAAAAAAACACAACGATAGAACGAGCAATCGTTTCTTGACGTTCTACTTAGAAGAGGAGGTCTATGGGGTGCATATCTCTGATGTGAAAGAGATCATCGCAATGATGAAAACCACTCCTGTGCCTAAAACCCCCAAGTTTATTCAAGGGGTGATGAATTTAAGAGGCAATATTATCCCCGTGGTGGATATGCGCCTTAAATTCGATATGCCTTCCATTCCTGCTCATATGTATACCGCGATTGTTATCATCAAGCTTGGGGAAAAGCAGATTGGTTTTATTGTTGACAAGGTGGAAGAGGTCATCAATGTGGAAGAGGAACATTTAAGCATTCCACCTGAATTTGGTAGTCATATCGATACCAGATTTATCAAAAATATGGCGCAATACAAACAAAAAGTGGTCATGATCTTGGACCTACTCGCTTTGTTTGGTGAAGAGGAACTCACTATGGTACAAAATTTAAGTAAAACAGCCAGCGAAGCGTAA
- a CDS encoding response regulator, producing the protein MSKRVILVDDSKTILATAQMALEEMVNKGIIQLATYLNPAELRDALLRGSEDYDLLISDINMAQMSGLDLASELKAHDKFKNRPILILTTESSPEMKARGKAIGVTGWMVKPFSDDKLVKAISMVLGL; encoded by the coding sequence GTGAGTAAACGAGTCATTTTAGTGGATGATTCCAAGACGATTCTTGCAACAGCGCAGATGGCGCTTGAGGAGATGGTTAACAAAGGAATTATTCAGCTTGCTACGTATCTCAATCCTGCTGAATTACGCGATGCCCTTTTGAGGGGAAGCGAAGATTATGATCTTTTAATCAGTGACATCAACATGGCGCAAATGAGTGGACTTGATCTTGCGTCTGAATTAAAAGCCCATGATAAATTTAAAAATCGACCTATTTTAATTTTAACAACAGAAAGTTCTCCTGAGATGAAAGCTCGCGGTAAAGCCATCGGCGTTACAGGCTGGATGGTCAAACCTTTTAGCGATGACAAATTGGTCAAAGCGATTAGCATGGTATTGGGACTATAA
- a CDS encoding J domain-containing protein, with the protein MKLHLKSDSITIHVAENSSHYLHVSHILTHILGRSFWVNDTLINFVTPQNSEQRQAFLTSLYYACALSSKTHNASFLEKLLHASQKPIRLVKKRLIRPFKEVPIDPYGLLNAKKTESLASIRKKYLTLAKLFHPDTIAQEDATTVKASTTKFQQIHEAYESIKAEKTKKIAA; encoded by the coding sequence ATGAAACTGCATCTCAAATCGGATAGCATTACCATTCACGTTGCAGAGAACTCTTCACACTATTTACATGTAAGCCATATTTTGACGCATATACTCGGTCGATCCTTTTGGGTCAATGATACTCTTATTAACTTCGTTACACCTCAAAACAGTGAACAACGTCAAGCATTTCTAACCTCGTTATACTACGCCTGTGCCCTTAGCTCCAAAACCCACAATGCCTCATTCTTAGAAAAGCTCCTACACGCTTCCCAAAAACCCATTCGGCTTGTCAAAAAAAGGTTGATTCGCCCTTTCAAAGAGGTACCAATAGATCCTTATGGCTTGCTCAACGCTAAGAAGACAGAGAGTCTAGCCTCCATTCGCAAAAAATACCTCACCCTTGCAAAGCTGTTCCACCCCGATACCATCGCCCAAGAAGATGCAACAACCGTGAAAGCATCCACAACAAAATTTCAACAGATTCATGAAGCGTATGAGAGCATAAAAGCAGAAAAAACAAAAAAGATCGCCGCGTAA
- the istA gene encoding IS21 family transposase, whose amino-acid sequence MIKKFLAEGLSKSAIARKLGISRDTVRRYANLPDDYVPHINRPPVINSVDPYLPHIAKMLEMAEATKSEIPLTVIYEEIKKLGYEGSLRWLQQVIQRYELRSRAKLDEPIIRFETKPAQQMQVDWIEFPKDNLSAFVATMGYSRASYVEYVNNEKIETLIGCHMNAFSYFGGVPTECLYDNMKTVILGRNSYGRGKHKLNPLFEDFAKHCGFSIKVCKPYRAKTKGKVERFNHYLRYNFHNGLIVRLSMKHYALTLDNANAEVLKWLDNTANKRIHQTTLQIPFELLAQEQLQLRPVPKAYQGIHPKALIESVAKKYTPINSYHDIDKLYIPHRDIQCYDEFIPIVANIILPVGLYGGALWN is encoded by the coding sequence ATGATAAAGAAGTTTTTAGCTGAGGGTTTGAGTAAGAGTGCCATTGCACGAAAGTTAGGTATTTCAAGAGATACCGTAAGGCGTTACGCCAATCTTCCTGATGATTATGTTCCTCATATTAATCGACCTCCTGTCATCAATAGTGTTGATCCTTATCTACCGCATATTGCCAAGATGTTAGAGATGGCAGAAGCGACGAAAAGTGAAATCCCTTTAACGGTTATTTATGAAGAGATTAAGAAGCTAGGCTATGAGGGAAGTTTGCGTTGGTTGCAGCAAGTTATCCAAAGATATGAGTTAAGAAGTCGAGCCAAATTGGATGAACCTATCATTCGCTTTGAAACCAAACCTGCCCAACAGATGCAAGTCGATTGGATAGAGTTTCCAAAGGATAATTTATCAGCATTTGTGGCAACGATGGGATATTCTAGGGCTTCGTATGTGGAATATGTCAATAATGAGAAGATAGAGACGCTCATTGGATGCCATATGAATGCCTTTAGCTACTTTGGAGGTGTTCCAACGGAGTGTTTGTATGACAATATGAAAACGGTTATTTTAGGACGGAATAGTTATGGCAGAGGCAAACATAAACTCAATCCACTCTTTGAGGACTTTGCCAAACACTGTGGCTTTAGCATCAAAGTCTGCAAACCCTACCGTGCCAAGACCAAAGGAAAAGTAGAGAGATTTAACCATTATCTACGGTATAACTTTCATAATGGATTGATAGTGAGACTTTCTATGAAGCATTATGCATTAACGCTGGATAATGCGAATGCAGAAGTGCTCAAATGGTTGGATAATACCGCCAATAAACGCATCCACCAAACAACATTACAGATACCATTTGAATTATTAGCACAAGAGCAGCTGCAACTGCGTCCTGTGCCTAAAGCCTATCAAGGAATCCACCCTAAAGCTTTGATTGAAAGTGTAGCTAAAAAATATACGCCAATCAATTCATACCATGACATCGATAAGCTCTACATTCCCCATCGTGACATTCAATGCTACGATGAGTTTATCCCGATCGTTGCCAATATTATTCTTCCAGTTGGATTATACGGTGGTGCATTATGGAATTAA
- the istB gene encoding IS21-like element helper ATPase IstB, with product MELIVSIEALCKELNLSTISTHYHEIATTAAKENWQYVQFLEELLRQEVDNRLGRSKNTLTKLAGFPVIKTLEQFDYTFSVGVNRKQIEELSNLTFVKKHENIILLGESGVGKTHLAIALALRAVQHRYKVRFTTISELLSSANRAKKEKKYDSFLKSITSPSVLVIDEIGYFNMSKEEANHFFQIISKRYEKSSTIFTSNLVFSKWVQVFAGDKIVTTAILDRVLHHSHIINIQGDSYRLKEKKLTGVLHSEIYKFEAKSSNLEGQNSEVV from the coding sequence ATGGAATTAATTGTATCCATTGAAGCACTCTGTAAAGAGCTGAATCTCTCCACCATTAGTACACACTATCATGAGATAGCAACAACAGCAGCCAAAGAGAATTGGCAGTATGTTCAGTTCCTTGAGGAACTCTTACGCCAAGAGGTGGATAATCGCTTAGGACGCTCCAAAAACACATTGACAAAGCTTGCAGGCTTCCCCGTTATTAAAACCCTAGAGCAATTTGATTACACTTTCTCAGTAGGCGTAAACAGAAAACAGATTGAAGAGTTATCCAATCTCACCTTTGTAAAGAAGCATGAGAATATCATCCTCTTAGGTGAAAGCGGTGTGGGTAAAACCCATCTGGCTATTGCTCTAGCATTAAGAGCTGTACAACATCGCTACAAAGTGAGATTTACCACCATCAGTGAACTCTTAAGCAGTGCCAATAGAGCTAAAAAAGAGAAAAAATACGATAGCTTTCTCAAATCCATCACAAGCCCATCGGTTCTTGTTATCGATGAGATTGGATACTTTAATATGAGTAAAGAAGAAGCTAATCACTTTTTTCAAATTATCTCTAAACGCTATGAAAAAAGCTCCACCATCTTTACATCAAATTTGGTATTCAGTAAATGGGTTCAAGTATTTGCAGGGGATAAAATCGTTACAACAGCTATTTTAGATAGAGTATTACATCACTCACATATCATCAATATTCAAGGAGACAGTTACCGACTTAAAGAGAAAAAACTAACAGGAGTTTTACACTCAGAAATCTATAAGTTTGAAGCTAAATCTTCAAACCTAGAAGGTCAAAATTCAGAGGTGGTTTAA
- a CDS encoding cytidylate kinase-like family protein produces the protein MKEPSHTIITISRQIGSGGAFIGQKLAKELGMSYVDREIITQAAKEFSLVEEDLESLDEKTPSFWQCFFQSSICSPDVYLPPQLFVPTEEAIFKVETKIIKQIAKDRSAIIIGRCGSHILRDNPNHLSIFLHADAAFRKKRIEELYKVSRKEAERMIEQSDGERARYHQLLVEKPWSDASQYDLCVNTSKIGIDSAIALIRQTIERYQNR, from the coding sequence ATGAAAGAGCCTTCACATACGATCATCACGATCAGTCGCCAAATTGGAAGTGGTGGTGCGTTTATCGGACAGAAATTGGCAAAAGAACTGGGCATGAGTTATGTTGATCGAGAGATCATCACGCAAGCGGCGAAAGAGTTTTCTCTTGTAGAGGAAGACCTTGAATCTTTGGATGAAAAAACCCCTTCATTTTGGCAATGCTTCTTTCAATCAAGCATTTGCAGTCCTGACGTTTACCTTCCACCGCAACTCTTTGTACCAACGGAAGAGGCGATTTTTAAAGTTGAGACCAAGATTATCAAACAAATTGCAAAAGATCGCTCTGCTATTATCATCGGGCGATGTGGCTCACACATCTTGCGTGACAATCCCAATCACCTGAGTATTTTTTTACATGCAGACGCTGCTTTTCGCAAAAAACGTATCGAAGAGCTTTACAAGGTTTCGAGAAAAGAAGCGGAGAGAATGATCGAGCAAAGCGATGGTGAGCGAGCGCGTTACCATCAGCTCTTAGTAGAAAAACCGTGGAGTGATGCAAGCCAGTACGATCTGTGCGTCAACACATCAAAAATAGGGATTGACAGCGCCATTGCGCTGATTCGCCAGACGATAGAGCGTTACCAAAACCGCTAA